Proteins co-encoded in one Acidobacteriota bacterium genomic window:
- a CDS encoding PIG-L family deacetylase has protein sequence MRISVGAVTAALALSLVSLSAQVRSPYGEGAAGLIQKLERLTTTASAIHTGAHPDDEDSALIATLARGHHARVAYLSLNRGEGGQNVLGPEFYEALGVIRTEELLQARALDGGEQFFTRVVDFGYTVNMPETERKWGGRDVPLADMVRVLRTYRPLVVASRFSGTPADGHGNHQFAGFLTPLAVQAAADPARFPDQIAAGLRPWQVKKLYVGMRFGPNQPQPPTVTIPTGVFDPALGRTYAQIASEGRSQHKTQEMGGALLHGPQSTGLRLVESVVPKVEQERSVFDGIDTSIAGLATLAGLPDGALASQLSVMDAAAREALTTVDVRQPARIVPTLARGLAAARAARTAVAGLTASAGAKAEAVFLLDHEIRQYEDALLHASGVYVEALATSETIVPGATASVSVRAFVPDGTDASVGTVALELPRGWQQSSLAEAPQFGGRGFMARFLREEPTRQGSFSVTAATDAAVTQPYWLAPPPGGRTLTAAEARGDVFVWRDDGPLGAPLAPPVAIGRVQLTLAGASIDIVVPVQFRIIDPVRGELRRPFVVVPALSVHVSPGMDVVALARARTPQPVTVRVENLSSAAQSGEVTLHLPAGWSSEPRSATFAVEQAGQSATAAFRVTPPADVKPGAYVLTAQATVAGRPPYASSLRTIAYPHIQTHRMYEPARVDLRLVDVRVAPVSVGYIMGTGDEVPDGLARLGVTVTQLTPADVTSGDLSKYDTIMVGVRAADVRPDLVANHDRLIDYVRAGGTMIVQEQREVYTQRKLAPFPAEIGSRVTDEEAPVTILEPTHPVFTTPNRITQDDFLGWKQERNAYGFQTFDAQYTPLLESHDPWDTEQKGGLVYARLGKGHYVYSAYSWFRELPAGVPGAYRIVANLISLGEKR, from the coding sequence ATGCGAATTTCCGTTGGCGCGGTGACGGCGGCCCTGGCGCTCTCGCTCGTCTCTCTCTCCGCGCAGGTGCGCTCGCCATACGGTGAAGGCGCGGCCGGCCTCATCCAGAAGCTCGAACGCCTCACGACCACCGCGAGCGCCATCCACACCGGCGCGCACCCCGACGATGAGGACAGCGCGCTCATCGCGACCCTCGCGCGCGGTCACCATGCGCGCGTGGCGTACCTGTCCCTCAATCGCGGGGAAGGGGGGCAGAACGTGCTCGGCCCCGAGTTCTACGAGGCGCTCGGCGTCATCCGCACGGAGGAACTGCTGCAGGCGCGCGCGCTCGATGGCGGGGAACAGTTCTTCACGCGCGTGGTGGACTTCGGCTACACGGTGAACATGCCCGAGACCGAGCGGAAGTGGGGCGGGCGCGACGTGCCGCTGGCCGACATGGTGCGCGTCCTCCGCACGTACCGCCCGCTCGTCGTGGCATCGCGCTTCAGCGGCACGCCGGCCGACGGCCACGGCAATCACCAGTTCGCGGGGTTTCTGACGCCGCTGGCCGTGCAGGCGGCCGCCGATCCGGCGCGCTTCCCTGACCAGATCGCCGCGGGCCTGCGGCCATGGCAGGTGAAGAAGCTGTACGTCGGCATGCGGTTCGGCCCGAACCAGCCGCAGCCGCCGACGGTCACCATCCCGACGGGCGTGTTCGATCCCGCGCTCGGACGCACCTATGCGCAGATCGCGTCCGAGGGGCGCTCGCAGCACAAGACGCAGGAGATGGGCGGTGCGCTGCTGCACGGTCCGCAGTCGACAGGACTCCGCCTCGTCGAGAGCGTGGTGCCCAAGGTCGAACAGGAGCGCTCCGTGTTCGACGGGATCGATACGTCGATCGCCGGTCTCGCGACGCTCGCGGGCCTGCCCGATGGCGCGCTCGCATCGCAGTTGTCGGTGATGGACGCGGCGGCGCGCGAGGCGCTGACCACCGTCGACGTACGCCAGCCGGCGCGCATCGTCCCGACGCTCGCACGCGGGCTCGCCGCGGCGCGTGCAGCGCGTACGGCCGTTGCCGGCCTGACGGCGTCGGCCGGCGCGAAGGCCGAAGCGGTGTTCCTGCTCGATCACGAGATCCGGCAGTACGAGGACGCGCTGTTGCACGCGTCGGGTGTGTACGTCGAGGCGCTGGCGACGAGCGAGACGATCGTGCCTGGCGCGACTGCGAGCGTGAGCGTCCGCGCGTTCGTGCCCGACGGCACCGACGCCAGTGTCGGCACCGTGGCGCTCGAACTGCCGCGCGGATGGCAGCAGTCGTCGCTTGCCGAAGCGCCGCAGTTCGGTGGCCGCGGATTCATGGCGCGCTTTCTCCGCGAGGAGCCGACCCGTCAGGGATCGTTCAGTGTGACGGCGGCGACCGACGCAGCCGTCACCCAGCCATACTGGCTCGCGCCGCCACCAGGCGGACGCACGCTGACGGCAGCGGAAGCGCGCGGTGACGTGTTCGTGTGGCGCGACGATGGGCCGCTGGGTGCGCCGCTGGCGCCACCCGTGGCCATCGGACGCGTGCAACTCACGCTTGCCGGCGCGTCGATCGACATCGTCGTGCCCGTCCAGTTCCGCATCATCGATCCGGTGCGCGGCGAGCTGCGCCGCCCGTTCGTTGTCGTGCCCGCGCTGTCGGTACACGTGTCGCCGGGCATGGATGTCGTGGCCCTCGCGCGCGCCAGGACGCCGCAGCCGGTGACGGTGCGGGTGGAGAACCTGTCGTCGGCTGCACAGTCCGGTGAGGTGACGTTGCACTTGCCGGCGGGATGGTCATCGGAGCCGCGCAGCGCCACGTTCGCCGTCGAGCAGGCGGGGCAGAGTGCGACGGCCGCGTTCAGGGTGACGCCGCCGGCTGACGTGAAACCAGGCGCTTACGTGCTCACCGCGCAGGCCACCGTGGCCGGCCGCCCGCCGTACGCTTCGTCGCTCCGCACGATCGCGTATCCCCACATCCAGACGCACCGCATGTACGAGCCGGCCCGCGTGGACCTGCGCCTGGTCGACGTGCGCGTGGCGCCGGTGTCGGTGGGCTACATCATGGGCACGGGTGACGAGGTGCCTGACGGTCTCGCGCGTCTCGGCGTGACGGTGACGCAACTCACGCCGGCCGACGTCACGTCCGGCGATCTCTCGAAGTACGACACGATCATGGTGGGCGTGCGCGCGGCGGACGTGCGGCCCGACTTGGTGGCCAACCACGATCGGCTGATCGACTACGTGCGCGCGGGCGGCACGATGATCGTGCAGGAGCAGCGCGAGGTGTACACGCAGCGCAAGCTCGCGCCGTTCCCGGCCGAGATCGGTTCGCGCGTGACCGATGAGGAGGCGCCGGTGACCATCCTCGAGCCGACGCACCCGGTGTTCACCACGCCGAACCGCATCACGCAGGACGACTTCCTCGGCTGGAAGCAGGAGCGCAACGCCTACGGCTTCCAGACGTTCGACGCGCAGTACACCCCGCTCCTCGAGAGCCACGACCCGTGGGACACGGAGCAGAAGGGCGGCCTCGTCTACGCCCGTCTGGGCAAAGGACACTACGTCTACTCGGCGTACTCCTGGTTCCGCGAACTCCCCGCCGGCGTCCCGGGCGCCTACCGCATCGTCGCCAACCTGATCAGTCTGGGAGAGAAGAGGTAG
- the metX gene encoding homoserine O-acetyltransferase gives MDVSTIVANGRQQLLLPAPFTVESGATLSRVTVAYQTWGTRAPSGDNAVLVCHALTGSADVADWWGALIGPDGALDPERDFVICSNVLGSCYGTSGPGTPEWDAVFGARPDAPAVTVRDVVHVQRRLLAALGVTRVRLAIGGSMGGMQALEWALLYPEMVDAIAVLAAPAVHAPWAVALAEAQRQAIFADPEWPAGPAARGLATARMMGMISYRGALSFEARFGGSREDPSQPDVTRWLHRHGERLVQRFDARAYVALTHVLDSHDVGRGRGGVQAALARITQPALVIGIDTDVLYPPHEMRALAEGLPNSDLVWLTSPHGHDAFLIEQDDVLRAVRTFRERA, from the coding sequence ATAGACGTGAGCACGATCGTGGCGAACGGGCGCCAGCAGCTCCTGCTGCCGGCGCCCTTCACCGTGGAGTCTGGCGCGACGCTCTCGCGCGTGACCGTCGCGTACCAGACGTGGGGCACACGTGCCCCGAGCGGCGACAACGCGGTGCTCGTGTGTCACGCGCTCACCGGGTCTGCTGACGTCGCCGACTGGTGGGGCGCGCTCATCGGCCCGGACGGCGCGCTCGATCCCGAGCGCGACTTCGTGATCTGCAGCAACGTCCTCGGCAGTTGCTACGGTACGTCCGGGCCCGGCACGCCCGAATGGGATGCGGTCTTCGGTGCGCGGCCCGACGCCCCGGCCGTGACGGTGCGTGACGTGGTCCACGTGCAGCGCCGGTTGCTGGCCGCGCTCGGCGTGACGCGCGTGCGACTCGCGATCGGCGGATCGATGGGCGGCATGCAGGCGCTCGAATGGGCGCTGCTGTATCCGGAGATGGTCGACGCGATTGCGGTGCTGGCCGCGCCGGCCGTGCACGCACCGTGGGCCGTGGCGCTGGCCGAAGCGCAGCGGCAGGCGATCTTCGCCGATCCCGAGTGGCCCGCCGGGCCTGCCGCGCGCGGGCTCGCGACGGCGCGGATGATGGGCATGATCAGCTATCGCGGCGCGTTGTCGTTCGAAGCGCGCTTCGGCGGCAGCCGCGAGGATCCGTCGCAGCCCGACGTCACGCGCTGGCTGCATCGTCATGGCGAGCGGCTGGTGCAGCGGTTCGATGCGCGGGCGTACGTCGCGCTCACGCACGTGCTCGATTCGCACGACGTGGGTCGCGGGCGTGGCGGCGTGCAGGCGGCGCTCGCGCGCATCACGCAGCCCGCGCTCGTGATCGGCATCGACACGGACGTCCTCTATCCCCCGCACGAGATGCGCGCCCTGGCCGAGGGGCTGCCCAACAGCGACCTGGTCTGGCTGACGTCGCCGCACGGCCACGACGCCTTCCTCATCGAGCAGGACGACGTCCTTCGCGCCGTCCGAACGTTCAGGGAACGAGCGTAG
- a CDS encoding TonB-dependent receptor, which yields MKTTLWIVRVAALAALTLGLPVHAWAQDWVLRGVVVDASGAAVAGARVRPVPDGRSTTTDADGAFVLTGRAPAPREIAVDRERFSPARVDVDPALPATRVVLAIAGLDERVRVVAPLIDGTSVDAFGAARTIVSSAQVDDLGAVDLASALRRTPGVTITRFNPVGSFGGGDGGAVFIRGMGTSRPGSEIATSIDGAPVYMGVWTHPLLDLLPVAGMDQITVLKGPQPQTFGNAFAAVDIVTRRPRDEGFEGTFRVSGGAFATFAEHVSLAGRRGPWDVSASQAFARSDGHREAADGRLAHAFGRVGYRWNANWSASAQVLHADNAASDPGVIGFPATRTGRYETRGTMTSARVAHAHDRVTGSLQVYANRGAGDWLNQLDLEGDTLTRFALTGARWRESAALWQGGSVSGGLDVDRISGNATFDRIAPAQDARFDGEALTIVSPHVGMDHTFALSSGWAITPSAGVRVYTHSEFDGDAAPHAAVVARHSSGLSLRASYARGVSYPGQNVVALSALIPALGSTWRDLRAETMEHGEVGATFAPAAGTSIDVAVYQDHVNNRYVFGFPPRVSFPMFTNVGGYAVRGLEVGVRQRLGAAWQVTGGLTTQARTLETLPYAPWISGAVGVTGTRGRWRLSADVQAQAWMYVLAQSRTIGALNAETVPAFAVVNVRPSYVWPSRGRYTEVFVAIDNLFDTDYAYRPGYPMPGISAQVGISIGFGAPTQ from the coding sequence ATGAAGACCACTCTCTGGATTGTGCGTGTCGCTGCGCTGGCGGCCCTGACGCTGGGGCTACCGGTGCACGCGTGGGCGCAGGACTGGGTGTTGCGCGGCGTCGTGGTCGACGCGTCGGGCGCGGCCGTGGCGGGGGCGCGGGTGCGGCCGGTGCCCGACGGCCGCTCGACGACGACCGACGCCGACGGCGCGTTCGTGCTGACAGGCCGTGCGCCGGCACCGCGGGAGATCGCCGTCGATCGCGAGCGGTTCAGCCCTGCACGCGTGGACGTGGATCCGGCGCTGCCCGCCACGCGTGTCGTGCTCGCCATCGCGGGGCTCGACGAGCGCGTGCGGGTCGTGGCGCCTCTCATCGACGGCACGAGCGTCGACGCCTTCGGCGCCGCGCGCACCATCGTCTCGTCGGCGCAGGTGGACGACCTCGGCGCCGTCGATCTCGCGTCGGCGCTGCGCCGGACGCCCGGCGTGACGATCACCCGCTTCAACCCCGTCGGTTCGTTCGGCGGCGGCGACGGCGGCGCCGTGTTCATCCGCGGCATGGGCACGAGCCGACCAGGCAGCGAGATCGCGACGAGCATCGACGGGGCGCCTGTCTACATGGGCGTGTGGACGCATCCGCTGCTCGACCTGCTGCCGGTGGCCGGCATGGACCAGATCACGGTGCTCAAGGGACCGCAGCCGCAGACCTTCGGTAACGCGTTCGCCGCCGTCGACATCGTGACGCGGCGTCCGCGCGACGAGGGCTTCGAAGGCACCTTCCGCGTGAGCGGTGGCGCGTTCGCCACGTTCGCCGAGCACGTGTCGCTGGCGGGCCGTCGCGGGCCGTGGGACGTCTCGGCGTCACAGGCCTTCGCGCGATCCGACGGGCACCGCGAAGCGGCCGATGGCAGGCTCGCGCACGCGTTCGGACGCGTCGGCTATCGCTGGAACGCGAACTGGTCTGCGAGCGCACAGGTCCTGCACGCTGACAACGCGGCGAGCGATCCAGGAGTGATCGGTTTTCCGGCGACCCGCACGGGCCGGTACGAGACGCGCGGCACGATGACGTCGGCAAGGGTCGCGCACGCGCACGACCGCGTGACGGGTTCGCTGCAGGTGTACGCCAATCGCGGCGCGGGCGACTGGTTGAATCAGCTCGACCTCGAAGGCGACACGCTGACGCGCTTCGCGCTCACCGGTGCGCGCTGGCGCGAGTCGGCGGCGCTCTGGCAGGGCGGCAGTGTGTCTGGCGGCCTCGACGTCGATCGCATCAGCGGCAACGCGACGTTCGACCGCATCGCGCCCGCGCAGGACGCACGCTTCGACGGTGAGGCGCTCACGATCGTTTCGCCGCACGTCGGGATGGATCACACGTTCGCGTTGTCGTCCGGGTGGGCGATCACGCCGTCGGCTGGCGTCCGCGTCTACACGCACTCGGAGTTCGACGGCGACGCCGCGCCGCACGCGGCCGTCGTCGCGCGCCACAGCTCCGGGCTGTCGCTCCGCGCGTCGTACGCGCGCGGCGTCAGCTATCCGGGGCAGAACGTGGTAGCGCTGTCGGCATTGATTCCGGCGCTCGGGTCCACATGGCGCGATCTGCGCGCCGAGACGATGGAGCACGGCGAAGTGGGCGCGACGTTCGCGCCGGCGGCGGGCACGAGCATCGACGTGGCGGTCTATCAGGACCACGTCAACAATCGCTACGTCTTCGGCTTCCCGCCAAGGGTGTCGTTCCCGATGTTCACCAACGTCGGAGGCTACGCGGTACGCGGCCTGGAGGTGGGTGTCCGGCAGCGCCTTGGAGCCGCATGGCAGGTGACGGGCGGCCTGACGACGCAGGCCAGGACGCTCGAGACGCTGCCGTACGCGCCATGGATCTCGGGTGCCGTCGGCGTCACCGGCACGAGGGGCCGCTGGCGTCTGAGCGCGGACGTGCAGGCGCAGGCGTGGATGTACGTCCTCGCGCAGTCGCGCACGATCGGCGCCCTCAACGCTGAGACGGTCCCCGCGTTCGCCGTGGTGAACGTGCGTCCGTCGTACGTATGGCCGTCGCGCGGTCGCTACACCGAAGTGTTCGTCGCGATCGACAACCTCTTCGACACCGATTACGCATATCGGCCGGGATATCCGATGCCAGGCATCTCGGCCCAGGTCGGCATCAGCATCGGGTTTGGCGCCCCTACACAGTGA
- a CDS encoding bifunctional transaldolase/phosoglucose isomerase — protein sequence MRLQATLVAVTSSPLSLQPGQLAEAIARTLAQWTAEGRVDRLWARDASLWTSSGEEKWLGWLDVIDAQRRELPARAALADEIRREGFTDVLLLGMGGSSLGPEVVSRIIPATPGSPRLHVLDSTDPAQVARFDAAVDLKTTLVLVASKSGSTLEPNVFLAYFFDRLKQVVGADNAGRHVVAITDPGSQMQRVAERDGFRAIVFGEPTVGGRFSVLSAFGTVPAALAGIDVARLLDQAAEMADACHIVDAAANPGVALGVVIGEAARAGRDKLTIVASPGVAPLGAWLEQLVAESTGKNGIAVIPVDLEPEGAPASYGADRLFVHLRLDGEADPDKDAFVDALNRAGQPVVRIDVRDPYALGQEFFRWEIATAVAGAVLGINPFDQPDVEASKIKTRALTDAFEQEGTLPAEAPIVLDADLAIFADEDNGRALGSVATPAEAIAAHLRRVQSGDYVALLAYIDMTVDHIAELQEIRAIVRAQSGAATCLGFGPRFLHSTGQAYKGGPDSGVFLQITCDDAVDLPVPGRAFTFGVVKAAQARGDLGVLEERGRRAVRVHLGPDVDAGLRALRGAVESAYL from the coding sequence CTGCGGCTACAGGCTACACTTGTCGCCGTGACTTCCTCACCACTTTCGCTGCAACCCGGCCAACTGGCCGAGGCTATCGCTCGCACGCTCGCGCAGTGGACTGCCGAGGGGCGTGTGGACCGGCTCTGGGCTCGTGACGCGTCGCTCTGGACCAGCAGCGGCGAGGAGAAGTGGCTCGGGTGGCTCGACGTCATCGACGCGCAGCGTCGCGAGTTGCCTGCGCGCGCCGCGTTGGCCGACGAGATCCGCCGGGAAGGATTCACGGACGTACTGCTGCTCGGCATGGGCGGATCGAGTCTTGGTCCGGAGGTCGTGTCGCGCATCATCCCGGCGACACCCGGATCGCCGCGTCTCCACGTGCTCGATTCGACGGACCCCGCGCAGGTCGCACGCTTCGACGCGGCCGTCGACCTGAAGACGACGCTCGTGCTCGTGGCGAGCAAGTCCGGCAGCACGCTGGAACCCAATGTGTTCCTCGCGTACTTCTTCGATCGACTGAAGCAGGTTGTCGGCGCCGACAACGCCGGACGTCACGTGGTGGCCATCACCGATCCGGGATCGCAGATGCAGCGCGTCGCGGAGCGCGACGGCTTCCGCGCCATCGTGTTCGGTGAACCCACGGTCGGCGGACGCTTCTCCGTGCTGTCTGCGTTCGGCACGGTGCCCGCCGCGCTCGCGGGGATCGACGTCGCACGACTGCTCGATCAGGCGGCCGAGATGGCCGACGCCTGCCATATCGTCGATGCGGCGGCGAATCCCGGCGTCGCGCTTGGCGTGGTGATCGGCGAAGCCGCGCGCGCCGGTCGCGACAAGCTCACGATCGTCGCGTCGCCGGGTGTTGCGCCCCTCGGGGCATGGCTGGAGCAATTGGTAGCCGAGTCGACAGGGAAGAACGGCATCGCCGTGATTCCGGTGGACCTCGAGCCCGAAGGTGCGCCAGCGTCGTACGGCGCGGATCGACTGTTCGTACATCTGCGACTCGATGGGGAAGCGGATCCCGACAAGGATGCGTTCGTCGACGCGTTGAACCGCGCCGGTCAACCGGTGGTGCGCATCGACGTGCGCGATCCGTACGCCCTCGGCCAGGAGTTCTTCCGCTGGGAGATCGCCACGGCGGTGGCCGGCGCGGTGCTCGGCATCAACCCGTTCGATCAGCCCGACGTCGAGGCGAGCAAGATCAAGACGCGCGCGCTCACCGACGCGTTCGAACAGGAGGGCACGCTGCCGGCCGAGGCGCCGATCGTCCTCGACGCCGATCTCGCCATCTTCGCCGACGAGGACAACGGTCGTGCGCTCGGTTCCGTGGCGACGCCCGCCGAAGCGATCGCCGCGCACCTGCGACGCGTGCAGTCCGGCGACTACGTCGCGCTGCTGGCGTACATCGACATGACGGTCGACCACATCGCCGAACTCCAGGAGATCCGCGCGATCGTCAGGGCGCAGTCAGGCGCGGCGACGTGCCTCGGCTTCGGGCCTCGCTTCCTGCACTCGACGGGACAGGCCTACAAGGGCGGTCCCGACAGCGGTGTCTTCCTCCAGATCACGTGCGACGATGCCGTCGATCTGCCGGTGCCGGGTCGTGCGTTCACCTTCGGCGTGGTGAAGGCGGCGCAGGCGCGCGGCGATCTCGGCGTGCTGGAGGAACGCGGCCGCCGTGCGGTGCGCGTCCATCTCGGACCGGATGTCGACGCCGGACTGCGTGCGCTGCGCGGTGCCGTCGAGAGTGCGTATCTGTGA
- a CDS encoding 6-carboxytetrahydropterin synthase has product MEKIIVHSHFHTGHRQLGYPGKCKWVHGHTWRGTVTVACETFPRDELDMALDFGDLKAVMRFLDHKMLVTAQDSTFLNPEFFEPEGVVLLQGKGPSVENVALYIWDHVVAHVREKFPDRGVTYSVEVLIQETENNIFIVEKTVTV; this is encoded by the coding sequence ATGGAAAAGATCATCGTCCACTCGCACTTCCACACCGGCCATCGTCAACTCGGGTATCCGGGCAAGTGCAAATGGGTGCACGGGCACACGTGGCGCGGCACGGTGACGGTGGCGTGCGAGACGTTCCCGCGCGACGAGCTCGACATGGCGCTTGACTTCGGCGATCTCAAGGCCGTGATGCGGTTCCTCGATCACAAGATGCTCGTCACCGCGCAGGACAGCACGTTCCTGAACCCGGAGTTCTTCGAGCCCGAAGGGGTGGTGCTGCTGCAGGGCAAGGGTCCGAGCGTGGAGAACGTCGCGCTCTACATCTGGGACCACGTCGTGGCGCACGTCCGCGAGAAGTTCCCCGACCGCGGCGTCACCTACAGCGTGGAAGTCCTCATCCAGGAAACCGAGAACAACATCTTCATCGTCGAGAAGACGGTCACTGTGTAG
- a CDS encoding HAMP domain-containing protein, which yields MRAHMEPVAWWRSLYLRIGVSFVLLAIGIALLQGFIVSIKAQRDARDPRRAPHAVSMDVARACAAELERADTCDLRRIRAERHPDWALMDVVMCDGTIVSASPTPLPEAVVAHARQMLPPTPREERLTTGTNTAFLTAPIQVEGQLRGLVVLRFPPRTLFGELARLVSPSGLLLLVTGTALASWIIFTPARRKLSVLASTAERMREGDLQARAPAEGGDEIAVVARAFNRMGDELAERDRALKTADRLRRQMLADVSHELKTPLTAMLGFIETVQMPEIAADADRRARYFGTLARETRRLDRIVADLLDVARLENGVADFEMGVFATDKLFQHVAHRHEPIAAEHGVAIDVKVDEAADQICGDPHRLEQAVDNLVANALRHAPDGGRVTMTASRDGDAVALSVADTGHGIDPEHLPHVFDRFYKADPSRAATREGSGLGLSIVRAIVERHGGTVTVASQPGQTTFTIRLPQGEE from the coding sequence ATGCGTGCACACATGGAGCCCGTCGCGTGGTGGCGCAGCCTCTACCTGCGCATCGGTGTGAGCTTCGTCCTGCTCGCGATCGGCATCGCGCTGCTGCAGGGATTCATCGTCTCGATCAAGGCGCAGCGCGACGCGCGCGACCCGCGCCGTGCGCCGCACGCGGTGTCGATGGACGTCGCGCGCGCGTGTGCCGCCGAACTCGAGCGCGCCGACACGTGCGACCTCAGGCGCATCAGGGCGGAGCGCCATCCCGACTGGGCGCTCATGGACGTCGTGATGTGCGACGGCACGATCGTCTCGGCCTCGCCCACGCCGCTGCCAGAAGCCGTGGTGGCCCACGCCCGACAGATGCTCCCACCCACCCCGCGGGAGGAGCGTCTCACCACCGGCACCAACACGGCGTTCCTCACGGCGCCCATCCAGGTCGAGGGACAACTGCGTGGGCTGGTCGTGCTCCGATTCCCGCCCCGTACGCTGTTTGGCGAGCTCGCCCGACTGGTGTCGCCGTCGGGGCTGTTGCTGCTCGTGACCGGTACCGCCCTCGCGTCGTGGATCATCTTCACGCCTGCGCGGCGGAAGTTGTCGGTGCTGGCGTCGACCGCCGAACGCATGCGCGAGGGCGACCTCCAGGCACGTGCGCCGGCCGAAGGCGGTGACGAGATCGCCGTCGTGGCGCGTGCGTTCAACAGGATGGGCGACGAACTCGCGGAACGCGACCGTGCGCTCAAGACGGCAGACAGGCTGCGCCGTCAGATGCTGGCCGACGTGTCTCACGAGCTGAAGACGCCGCTCACGGCCATGCTCGGTTTCATCGAGACCGTGCAGATGCCGGAGATCGCCGCCGATGCGGATCGGCGTGCGCGATACTTCGGCACGCTCGCGCGAGAGACGCGGCGCCTCGATCGGATCGTGGCCGACCTGCTCGACGTGGCCAGGCTCGAGAACGGCGTTGCCGACTTCGAGATGGGCGTGTTCGCGACAGACAAGCTGTTCCAGCACGTGGCGCACCGGCACGAGCCGATCGCGGCCGAGCACGGGGTGGCAATCGACGTCAAGGTGGACGAGGCCGCCGATCAGATCTGCGGTGATCCACACCGCCTCGAACAGGCCGTCGACAATCTCGTCGCCAACGCGTTGCGCCACGCGCCCGATGGTGGCCGCGTGACCATGACGGCGTCGAGGGATGGTGACGCCGTCGCGCTGTCGGTGGCCGACACAGGACACGGAATCGACCCGGAACACCTGCCGCACGTGTTCGACAGATTCTACAAGGCGGATCCCTCTCGCGCCGCCACGCGGGAGGGGAGCGGCCTCGGCCTCTCCATCGTTCGCGCCATCGTCGAGCGCCACGGTGGCACAGTGACCGTTGCCAGCCAGCCCGGTCAGACGACGTTCACGATCCGCCTGCCGCAGGGGGAGGAGTGA
- a CDS encoding O-acetylhomoserine aminocarboxypropyltransferase/cysteine synthase has protein sequence MSQYRFETLQVHAGQQPAPGTNARAVPIYQTSSYTFNDSDHGARLFALQEFGNIYTRIMNPTTDVFEQRVAALEGGAAALATSSGQAAQFLAIATIAQAGDNIVSTSYLYGGTYNQFKVALPRLGIGVKFVDGDGVDGFARLIDDKTKALYVESIGNPKFNVPDLAALAKLAHDNGIPLIVDNTFGCAGYVCRPIDHGADIVVASATKWIGGHGTSIGGVIVDSAKFDWAKSGKFPLFTEPSPGYHGLVFTEPFGVNGPFGNIAFIIRARVEGLRDLGPALSPFNSFLYLQGLETLSLRVQRHCDNALELARWLEAHEQVSWVSYPGLESHPSHAAAKTYLTHGFGAVLSFGIRGGREAGRTFIDSLKLASHLANMGDAKTLVIHPATTTHQQLSDEEQLAAGVSPDLVRISVGIEHIEDIKADLAQAFAQVQAPA, from the coding sequence ATGAGCCAGTACCGATTCGAGACGCTGCAGGTCCACGCGGGGCAACAACCCGCACCCGGCACCAACGCACGGGCCGTGCCGATCTATCAGACGTCGTCGTACACGTTCAACGACTCCGATCACGGCGCGCGCCTGTTCGCGCTGCAGGAGTTCGGGAACATCTACACGCGGATCATGAATCCGACGACGGACGTCTTCGAGCAGCGCGTGGCGGCGCTCGAAGGTGGGGCGGCGGCGCTGGCCACGAGCAGCGGCCAGGCGGCGCAGTTCCTCGCGATTGCGACCATCGCGCAGGCCGGCGACAACATCGTGTCCACCAGCTACCTGTACGGGGGCACGTACAACCAGTTCAAGGTGGCGTTGCCCCGTCTCGGGATCGGCGTGAAGTTCGTCGACGGCGACGGCGTCGACGGCTTCGCGCGCCTCATCGACGACAAGACGAAGGCGCTCTACGTCGAATCGATCGGCAACCCGAAGTTCAACGTGCCGGATCTGGCAGCACTCGCGAAACTCGCGCACGACAACGGCATCCCGCTCATCGTCGACAACACGTTCGGCTGCGCGGGCTACGTGTGCCGTCCCATCGATCACGGCGCTGACATCGTCGTGGCGTCTGCCACCAAGTGGATCGGCGGACACGGCACATCGATCGGCGGCGTCATCGTCGATTCCGCGAAGTTCGACTGGGCCAAATCGGGCAAGTTCCCGCTCTTCACCGAGCCGTCGCCCGGCTACCACGGCCTCGTGTTCACCGAGCCGTTCGGCGTCAACGGCCCGTTCGGCAACATCGCGTTCATCATCCGCGCCCGCGTCGAAGGCCTGCGCGATCTCGGTCCCGCGCTGAGCCCGTTCAACTCGTTCCTGTATCTCCAGGGACTCGAGACGCTCTCGTTGCGCGTGCAGCGTCACTGCGACAACGCGCTCGAACTGGCGCGCTGGCTCGAGGCGCACGAGCAGGTGAGCTGGGTGAGCTACCCGGGCCTCGAGAGCCACCCGAGCCACGCGGCGGCGAAGACCTACCTGACGCACGGCTTCGGGGCGGTCCTGTCGTTCGGCATCCGCGGCGGCCGTGAGGCCGGGCGCACGTTCATCGACTCGCTGAAGCTGGCGAGCCACCTCGCCAACATGGGTGACGCCAAGACGCTGGTCATCCATCCGGCGACCACGACGCATCAGCAGTTGAGCGACGAGGAGCAGCTGGCGGCCGGCGTCTCGCCGGATCTCGTGCGCATCTCGGTGGGCATCGAGCACATCGAGGACATCAAGGCCGATCTCGCGCAGGCCTTCGCTCAAGTGCAGGCACCGGCATAG